A stretch of the Colias croceus chromosome 13, ilColCroc2.1 genome encodes the following:
- the LOC123696754 gene encoding organic cation transporter protein-like: MTSDDPLETVIGRFGKYQAWILLLLTMGRLPSDFQLVNVVFVVPSVQYVCMDEGTQNLTNHCPCDNPMYDTSAIVNSVPTTWNLICNKKHLASLAQSSLQVGILFGSILYGYISDRYGRRIAILLALMSQIFFVGTSAIVPQLWMFIVCRLLIGASVGGTLICCYVMLVELSGKSFRPYLTGLNEIAYTLSYILLPLIAYFVRDWRYLQLSISMPWLFVLFYYNFIPESPRWLITKGKKDQAIEVLTYIAKKNNRPTNNIKHIVEKELLHNNSDQQNNGSYLDLFKTPKMRVYTLINALIWLCCSHTFFGINQYIGRLDGNIYLNVFLSAIGFVPALFLVVALSLYVSRKMSMVVTFVGTGLVLLVFIFIPSDMKYATLGFAIVGQIIMYIAFILIYLYTSEVFPTVLRNSAMGFASMFARIGGFIAPFVVNLDSEWGSILVFSAVSLLGGALCLPLRETKDTVLLNTIEETEHYKKKKTQSQ, from the exons ATGACAAGTGACGACCCTTTGGAGACCGTCATAGGCCGGTTCGGAAAATATCAAGCATGGATTTTACTCCTATTGACTATGGGTCGACTTCCGTCAGACTTTCAATTGGTTAATGTGGTCTTCGTTGTACCAAGTGTTCAATATGTTTGCATGGATGAAGGCACACAGAATTTAACGAATCACTGTCCTTGCGATAATCCGATGTATGATACAAGTGCTATTGTGAATTCAGTTCCTACGACTTGGAATCtcatatgtaataaaaaacactTGGCAAGTTTAGCGCAATCGTCTTTACAAGTGGGTATATTGTTTGGCAGCATATTGTACGGATATATCTCAGACAG ATATGGCCGACGAATCGCTATTCTACTAGCTCTAATGTCACAAATTTTCTTTGTGGGCACATCAGCGATAGTACCTCAACTGTGGATGTTTATTGTATGCCGTTTACTCATTGGAGCATCGGTCGGTGGAACTTTAATTTGCTGCTACGTTATGCTTGTGGAACTTTCTGGAAAATCCTTTAGGCCATACTTGACCGGCCTTAACGAAATAGCTTACACATTGAGTTATATATTACTCCCACTTATTGCGTATTTTGTACGCGACTGGAGGTATCTACAATTGTCCATTTCAATGCCGTGGCTGTTCGTATTGTTCTACTACAATTTTATACCGGAATCTCCTCGATGGTTAATCACGAAGGGCAAGAAAGATCAAGCAATAGAAGTGCTCACCTACATAGCTAAGAA aAATAATCGACCCACAAACAACATCAAGCATATAGTCGAAAAAGAATTACTACATAACAATAGTGATCAGCAAAACAACGGGTCCTATTTAGACTTATTTAAGACACCAAAAATGAGAGTGTATACCCTCATAAATGCTCTTATTTGGCTATGCTGCTCCCATACTTTCTTTGGGATAAACCAGTACATCGGTCGCCTCGATGGCAATATCTACCTTAACGTGTTTCTATCTGCTATTGGATTTGTCCCAGCACTATTTCTCGTCGTAGCCCTATCTTTGTACGTAAGCCGAAAGATGTCTATGGTCGTTACCTTTGTTGGTACAGGCCTTGTTTTGTTagtctttatatttataccgAGCGACATGAAGTATGCAACATTAGGCTTCGCTATAGTGGGCcaaattataatgtacatcGCGTTTATCCTGATATACTTGTATACTTCTGAAGTGTTCCCGACCGTTTTGAGGAATTCAGCTATGGGTTTCGCGTCCATGTTCGCAAGAATTGGTGGCTTTATAGCGCCCTTTGTGGTTAATTTGGATTCAGAATGGGGCtctattttagtttttagtgCAGTGTCACTGTTAGGTGGTGCGTTATGCCTTCCGTTAAGGGAAACTAAAGACACTGTTCTGTTGAACACGATTGAAGAGACTgaacattacaaaaagaagAAAACTCAATCGCAATAG
- the LOC123696755 gene encoding lysocardiolipin acyltransferase 1-like, protein MPAAMAAGPLICGAWYYTILAGFYILYCPVMYLMFINQVIYRKIVDLLFALWELYPVALFQWFCGTSLHYYGDYVNPNETTIIVMNHRTRVDWNYVWIALYHATQNPNYPECICKETDAIEERSILDVIAGGKSRIKIVLKDEIKSVPGMGWIMQLNFFLYVKRNWQEDQVNMSQYVEYYKKLKYNQRIVLFPEGTDLSEENKRKSERYAITKQLPIYEFVLHPRTTGWSSLCTSLRDSGLKSVYDVTVAYDRPAQNELDLLRGKMPRHVYFCFKRYSIEELPRDEEHLKTWLMNRWTEKNACLQKFHNEGIFTDFATNRPVTERSPRSLTVAKIGFIFWTFVDLLFIYGLCYSIVFRFWVLYHSLLFILVTKYCDGFQKIQYRLLNRMYK, encoded by the exons ATGCCTGCCGCCATGGCAGCGGGCCCTCTCATTTGTGGTGCTTGGTATTACACCATTCTCGCTG GATTTTACATTCTGTACTGTCCtgttatgtacttaatgttCATAAATCAAGTAATATATCGGAAAATCGTTGATCTATTATTCGCATTATGGGAGCTGTATCCAGTA GCGCTATTCCAATGGTTTTGCGGTACCTCGCTACATTATTATGGCGATTATGTGAATCCAAACGAAACGACTATAATTGTAATGAATCATAGAACGAGAGTTGATTGGAATTATGTATGGATTGCTTTGTATCACGCGACACAAAACCCTAATTACCCCGAATGCATTTGTAAAGAAACTGATGCTATTGAAGAACGCAGTATTTTAGATGTGATTGCAGGTGGAAAGTCGCggataaaaattgtattaaaggATGAAATTAAATCGGTTCCTGGTATGG GTTGGATAATGCAATTGAACTTCTTCCTTTATGTCAAGAGAAATTGGCAAGAGGATCAAGTGAACATGTCACAGTATGTGGAATACTACAAGAAGCTCAAATACAATCAACGCATCGTGCTATTCCCGGAAGGAACTGATTTGAGTGAGGAGAATAAACGGAAAAGTGAGAGATACGCAATCACAAAACAATTGCCG atatatgaGTTCGTTCTACATCCCCGGACCACCGGCTGGTCCTCCCTCTGCACCAGTTTGCGAGACTCTGGACTCAAGTCCGTTTATGACGTCACAGTGGCCTATGATAGACCTGCGCAAAATGAGTTGGACTTACTGCGCGGAAAGATGCCGAGACACgtgtatttttgtttcaaacg GTATTCCATTGAAGAGCTACCCAGGGACGAAGAACATTTAAAAACGTGGCTAATGAATCGGTGGACAGAAAAAAATGCTTGCTTACAAAAATTTCACAATgaag gtaTTTTTACTGACTTTGCAACAAACAGACCGGTAACAGAAAGAAGTCCAAGATCTCTAACGGTTGCCAAAATAGGCTTCATTTTCTGGACATTCGTAGATTTGCTGTTCATTTATGGTTTATGTTATAGCATTGTGTTTAGATTTTGGGTGTTATATCATTCCCTATTGTTCATCCTTGTCACAAAGTATTGTGATGGTTTCCAAAAAATTCAGTATAGGCTGTTGAATAGAATGTATAAGTAG
- the LOC123696915 gene encoding organic cation transporter-like protein yields MDTDRKEDEKPDAPVQNSDAIQKVIGSFGKYQLCLCSLVFLTKFPVAFHQMAILFLAPKTEYICLDGNNSTNCPCDNPQYDTSIFTNTIIMEWDLICDRKWLTSFTQTLFQLGTLVGSVVFGMASDRFGRKLPLLAAVVLQVTMGILAAYIPGYWPFTFIRFFVGMSVGGTMVTGFVIVMEFVGSQYRDVISALYQVPFNLGHLLLPVFGYFIRDYNMFQFAISFTSILLLSYFFLVPETPRWLIAMKRTDEAVKILERAAKFNNMPTDTIKQDIEKYQKSVEKNNLKKGSILDLFRTPNLRKNILAMSFNWLTCSYCFYGVSQYVGQLSGNVFVNVAASASVTLLGTLCSIPLMKVIGRRTILIVFNFICALCLFILAALPPGPGTVVCASIGVVASFIVFVVVYLHCTELFPTVVRNAAIGFSSMMARVGSMIAPFVVGLGDKAAWMPAVTFAILPLIAGFVSFFLPETKGCELMTTIEEGEKFGKKTKENTEK; encoded by the exons ATGGACACAGACCGAAAGGAGGATG aaaAACCCGATGCTCCGGTGCAGAACTCCGACGCAATCCAAAAAGTTATTGGATCGTTTGGCAAATACCAACTTTGCCTATGCAGTCTAGTATTTCTCACAAAATTTCCGGTTGCCTTTCATCAAATGGCTATTCTATTCCTGGCCCCAAAAACAGAATACATTTGTTTAGATGGCAATAACAGTACCAATTGTCCATGTGATAATCCACAGTATGATACGTCTATATTCACCAACACAATAATCATGGAATGGGACTTAATATGTGACAGAAAGTGGCTCACTAGCTTCACACAAACACTGTTTCAACTGGGAACTTTAGTGGGAAGCGTTGTTTTCGGAATGGCATCGGATAG gttTGGACGGAAATTACCTCTACTGGCAGCGGTAGTGTTGCAAGTGACTATGGGAATCCTTGCAGCTTATATTCCTGGATACTGGCCATTTACGTTCATCCGCTTCTTTGTTGGAATGTCTGTCGGTGGGACGATGGTCACTGGCTTTGTCATTGTTATGGAGTTCGTGGGTTCCCAGTACAGAGATGTTATATCGGCTCTATATCAAGTACCATTTAACTTGGGCCACTTGCTACTACCAGTCTTTGGTTATTTTATCAGAGACTACAACATGTTCCAATTCGCTATTTCCTTcacatctatattattattatcgtacTTCTTTCTCGTTCCTGAAACACCAAGATGGTTAATAGCGATGAAAAGGACGGATGAAGCGGTGAAAATACTGGAACGGGCTGCTaaatt TAATAATATGCCAACGGATACGATCAAGCAAGACATAGAAAAATACCAGAAGtccgtagaaaaaaataacctGAAAAAAGGGAGCATCTTAGATCTTTTCCGAACACCGAATttgagaaaaaatatattagccATGTCATTCAATTGGTTAACGTGTAGCTACTGTTTTTATGGAGTTTCTCAATATGTGGGTCAGCTTAGTGGTAATGTCTTCGTAAACGTAGCGGCTAGTGCTAGCGTAACACTTTTGGGTACATTGTGTTCTATTCCTCTGATGAAGGTGATAGGAAGGCGGACGATCCTgatagtatttaattttatttgtgccCTATGTTTATTCATTCTTGCTGCACTACCCCCCGGGCCGGGTACGGTAGTGTGCGCTAGTATTGGCGTTGTAGCCAGTTTCATCGTGTTCGTAGTTGTTTATCTTCATTGTACAGAGCTGTTTCCTACAGTAGTGCGTAATGCGGCTATTGGTTTTTCGTCGATGATGGCTCGTGTGGGCTCTATGATCGCGCCGTTTGTCGTCGGATTGGGAGATAAGGCAGCGTGGATGCCAGCCGTAACGTTCGCTATTCTACCATTAATAGCTGGCTTTGTATCATTCTTTTTGCCGGAAACTAAAGGCTGTGAATTAATGACAACTATCGAAGAAGGCGAAAAATTTGGCAAAAAGACTAAggaaaatacagaaaaataa
- the LOC123696917 gene encoding polycomb protein Scm — MSNNTVGSSGHAPGKIRGPGRPPKRTCTWCGESKTPLKYVLPTENGKKEFCSETCLSEFRQAYSKGACLHCDNVIRGNAPPSSKNFCSTYCLNKYQKKNEKRTTSPQSGNGANGTESNSNNNSTGSYYDIFQSFDWTEYMKETSSVAAPEDCFKQAPVPPVNDFKVNMKLEALDPRNLTSTCIATVVGVLGPRLRLRLDGSDNKNDFWRLVDAGDIHPIGHCEKNDGMLQPPLGFRMNASSWPMFLLKTLNGAEMAPPKVFQPEPPTPKTNLFVVGQKLEAVDKKNPQLICCATVGAVKNDQIHVTFDGWRGAFDYWCRYDSRDIFPVGWCARAGHPLQPPGQKSATTPSRFKLRPSGIPNPALPEGGSTGANTGTNNSGTSSPIPNVCLRIRSSCQGGSPNMPASVTGVGASGVAETLVKELLSVHTDSQKLTRAILTASSSYSNITNVQVSSGSKNYSVKVPSDLTTDELKNWLKVVCAGAGWCVGLLEVDCGEAAGRPCALCGESTSNSVTSVSAVKRPKSVLEASTGSTGGVAEKVARVSPERAEPASSTTGAPPPPPAARAPPDWSVEDVIGFIAAADLALAAHADLFRKHEIDGKALLLLNSDMMMKYMGLKLGPALKICNLVSKIKNRRHYST; from the exons ATGTCAAACAATACTGTCGGTTCTTCGGGTCATGCTCCCGGCAAAATACGTGGACCTGGTAGGCCTCCTAAACGTACCTGTACCTGGTGTGGGGAAAGTAAAACgcctttaaaatatgttttgccCACGGAAAATGGCAAAAAAGAGTTTTGTTCCGAGACATGTCTTTCAGAATTTCGACAGGCTTATAGCAAAGGCGCCTGTCTGCACTGCGATAATGTTATTCGCGGCAATGCACCTCCCAGTAGCAAAAATTTCTGTTCTACGTattgtttgaataaatatcaaaagaaaaatgaaaaaagaacAACTTCTCCACAATCCGGCAATGGAGCTAACGGTACAGAAAGCAATTCCAATAATAATTCTACTGGGTcctattatgatatttttcagTCGTTTGATTGGACCGAATATATGAAAGAAACTAGTAGTGTGGCAGCTCCCGAAGATTGTTTCAAACAAGCGCCAGTTCCTCCAGTTAACGATTTTAAAGTGAATATGAAATTAGAAGCTTTGGATCCACGGAATTTAACGTCAACATGTATAGCTACAGTGGTGGGCGTGCTGGGGCCGCGGCTGAGACTTCGGCTCGATGGTagtgataataaaaatgatttttggAGACTAGTTGATGCTGGTGACATACATCCTATTGGACATTGTGAAAAAAATGATGGAATGCTGCAGCCTCCGTTAGGCTTTCGAATGAACGCAAGTAGCTGGCCTATGTTCTTGCTAAAAACACTGAATGGAGCAGAAATGGCTCCCCCTAAAGTGTTCCAACCGGAACCACCAACTCCAAAAACAAATCTATTTGTTGTTGGTCAAAAATTAGAGGCTGTTGATAAGAAGAATCCACAGTTGATATGTTGTGCGACTGTGGGCGCAGTGAAAAATGACCAGATACATGTCACTTTTGATGGGTGGCGGGGTGCGTTTGACTATTGGTGTAGATATGATTCAAGAGATATATTTCCAGTGGGCTGGTGTGCTCGGGCAGGGCATCCCCTGCAACCACCTGGTCAAAAAAGTGCAACTACACCATCTAG ATTTAAGTTACGTCCCAGTGGAATCCCGAACCCAGCGTTACCAGAGGGTGGTTCGACTGGAGCGAATACAGGCACAAACAACTCTGGCACATCTAGTCCCATACCCAATGTGTGCTTGCGAATCCGTAGCAGCTGCCAAGGAGGGAGCCCCAACATGCCGGCGTCCGTCACAGGAGTGGGGGCTTCCGGAGTTGCCGAAACTCTTGTCAAAGAGCTCCTAAGTGTTCATACAGATTCACAAAAGCTGACGAGAGCAATTCTCACAGCATCTAGTAGCTATTCAAATATCACTAATGTACAG GTGTCGTCAGGCAGTAAGAATTATTCTGTGAAAGTTCCTTCCGACCTCACAACGGACGAGCTAAAGAACTGGCTGAAGGTGGTGTGTGCGGGGGCGGGCTGGTGTGTGGGACTGCTGGAGGTGGACTGCGGGGAGGCTGCAGGAAGGCCCTGCGCACTGTGCGGGGAGTCCACGTCTAATAGTGTGACGTCGGTGTCCGCTGTGAAGAGGCCTAAGAGT GTGCTAGAAGCGAGTACGGGCAGCACGGGTGGTGTAGCAGAGAAGGTAGCGCGCGTGTCCCCCGAGCGCGCGGAGCCGGCCAGCTCCACGACGggcgcgccgccgccgccgcccgccgcgcgCGCGCCGCCCGACTGGTCCGTGGAGGACGTCATTGGGTTCATCGCCGCGGCCGATCTGGCGCTGGCCGCCCATGCTGATCTGTTTAGGAAGCAT GAGATAGACGGCAAGGCGCTTCTGCTGCTGAACTCCGACATGATGATGAAGTACATGGGGCTGAAGCTGGGCCCTGCCCTCAAGATATGTAACCTCGTGTCGAAGATTAAGAACCGCCGCCATTACAGCACCTAG
- the LOC123696918 gene encoding aminoacyl tRNA synthase complex-interacting multifunctional protein 1, whose amino-acid sequence MFTRIFVRNMSVNLSTKILNNSELAERRLSELKHKLEEVRKFKIQEKIQELTKENAVLASKVETAKAELIRLETLHGKKQYQLPGQKTVAVCSTPNSDNQEINAPDTKKVKKEKEPAKKKEKVENSQSIGDTIIDVRKLDLRIGKIIDINKHPDADSLYVEKIDCGEDNPRTVVSGLVNHVPIEEMRDRIVMVLCNLKPVKMRGVTSEAMVMCASSPEKVEVLLPPSGAVPGDLVSCDGYPRQPEPQMNPKKKIFETCAPDLKTDQHKVACYKGSPLVVPGKGPIVAPTLKGVQVK is encoded by the exons ATGTTTACAAGAATCTTCGTAAGGAACATGTCTGTTAATCTTTCAacgaaaattttaaacaactcAGAACTTGCCGAGCGCAGGTTATCAGAATTAAAACATAAG TTGGAAGAAGTCAGAAAGtttaaaattcaagaaaaaatacaagaacTTACTAAAGAAAATGCTGTTCTTGCATCGAAAGTTGAAACTGCTAAGGCAGAACTCATAAGGCTTGAGACATTGCATGGAAAGAAACAATATCAATTGCCCGGTCAAAAAACTGTCGCCGTTTGTAGTACACCAAACAGTGACAACCAAGAAATAAATGCACCTGATACtaaaaaagtaaagaaagaaaaagaacCAGccaagaagaaagaaaaagttGAAAACTCTCAATCTATTGGAGATACTATTATAGACGTTAGGAAGTTGGACCTTAGAATAGGcaaaattatagatattaataagCATCCTGATGCGGACAGTTTGTATGTAGAGAAGATTGATTGTGGTGAAGACAATCCTCGCACAGTTGTATCAGGTCTCGTAAATCATGTGCCAATTGAAGAAATGAGAGACAGAATAGTAATGGTTCTGTGTAATTTAAAACCAGTAAAG ATGCGTGGTGTGACATCAGAGGCCATGGTAATGTGTGCTTCGTCACCTGAAAAAGTTGAAGTTCTGTTGCCACCAAGTGGAGCAGTCCCTGGTGACCTGGTGTCATGTGACGGCTACCCACGACAGCCAGAACCTCAAATGAACCCTAAAAAGAAGATATTTGAGACCTGCGCCCCTGATCTCAAGACTGACCAACACAAAGTTGCTTGTTATAAGGGCAGTCCTTTAGTTGTACCTGGTAAAGGACCCATAGTAGCACCAACACTTAAAGGAGTTCAAGTCaaatag